DNA from Actinoplanes sp. SE50/110:
GCTGCCGCCGCGCTCGTGGCGACGGCGGTGGCCGCCGGGATGGCCAGCCCGGCGGCGAGGCAGGCCGTCCAGAGCTGACGTCGGGAGATGCGCACGTGGTTTCCCTTCTCGGCCATCGACTTCTGCGGATGCCCCTTCCTCGCGGCAGGGGTGCGGGAGACGATGCACAGGCATCAATTGCCTTCTATTTACGTGATCATCTCGTTTCATTGGTGAATTTCGCTCATCCCTGATGGGTCATACCGTGGCTGACGGTCGGCTCCGCCTCGCCGGCCCGGATCAGAACCCGGCGAACTCGACGCCCGCGCCCCGCTCGGTGGCCCGCCGGAGCACCAGCCGGGCCACGGCGAGGTCCAGGATGCCCAGCCCGAACGGCGAGAACACGGTCAGCCGATCGGCGGGACGCCGGTACGGCGTCCCGGCCAGCAACGACCCCAGTGAGCCGCTGATGAAGTCGCGGTGCCCGGTCTCCTGCTCGGCCAGGTGCAGCGACGTCGAGGCCCGGCACACGTGGTCGGCGTCGTCCACGATGTTCGAGCTCGCGAGCACGGCGGGCACCGGCAGGTCCCGCAGCGACAGGTGCAGCAGGACCGCCCCGGGCCGGCAGTGGTCGGTGTCCAGATGGGGCCGGGCCGCCGTGGTCGCCAACGAGACCAGCCGGTGCGCGCCCAGCGCCGCCTCGATGCTCGGCGCCACCTCCACCTTGAGGCCGGTGATCCGGTCCGCGAACGACCGTGCCCGCCCGTCGTCGAGGTCGAAGACGGTCACCGTGCTCAACTCCGGCAGCGTCGTACGCAGGAACCGCAGCACCGCGGCGTTGATCACCCCGCAGCCGATCAGCGTCACTCCCGGCGTGTCCGGGGCCAGGGTGCCGGCGGCCAGGGCCGCGGAGGCCGCGGTCCGTCGCGCCGAGATGGTCTCGGCGGCCAGCACGGCCTCCGGCGCGCCGGTCCGCATCGAGTTGAGGATCATGACGGCGGTCGCCCGTGGCAGCCCGGCTCCGATGTTCGCCGGGAACGAGGCGATCCACTTGACGCCGGCCACCGGGTCGTCGCCGCCCAGGTAGGCCGGCAGCGCGATGATCCGGTTCCGGTCGTCGTCCGGGAAGCGCAGGAAGACCGAGTGCGGCACCGCCGTCCGGCCCTCCTCGTGGCGCAGGTAGGCCGCCCGGACCGCCCGGAGCACCTCCTCGTCGGCATCCTCCAGGATGCGCTGGACGTCTGCTCTTCCCAGGATCAACACGGGCTGGCCTCCATGGCGTTCTGCTTCCACAGGTGGGCGATGTCGCCGAACCGCTCGGCGACCCAGTCGTCGTCGTAGATGGTGTCCAGGTAGCGCTCGCCGCGGTCCGGAAAGATCAGGACACAGCTCGAACCCGGCGCGATCCGGTCGCGAACCCGGTCCAGCGCCGCCACGACCGCGCCGGAGGAGCCGCCGGCGAGGATGGCCTCCAGCGCGACGAGCCGCCGGCACCCCACCACGCAGGCGGCGTCGTCGACGTGCACCACCTCGTCGGCGAGCCCGTCACGGAACAGGGCGGGACGTACGGCCGCGCCGTGCCCCGGGATGACCCGGGGCCCACGGGGCGTGCCGAAGATCGTGCTGCCCACCGCGTCCACCGCCACGATCCGTACCGCAAGCCGCTGCTCCCGCGCGTATTCGGCGCAGCCGCGCAGCGTCCCGAACGATCCGGTGGAGCAGAACAGCACGTCGGGTGGCGCCGGCAGCGCCTCGACGATCTCCCGCATGGTGGCATGGTGGGCCTGCGGGTTCAGCGGGCTGGAGTACTGGTCCGGGCAGTAGCCGCCCGGCAGGGCCGCCGCCAGCTCCCGGACGCGGGCGATCCGTGCCGGCAGGAATTCCCCGGTCGCCGGGTCGGGCCGGGTCACGACCTCCACCTCGGCCCCGAGCGCCCGCATGATCGCGATGTTCTGCTGGTTGGCCCGCGGGTCGGTCACGCACACGAACCGCACCCCGTAGTAGGCGCAGACCTGGGCGAGTCCGATGCCGAGGTTGCCGGAACTGGACTCCACCACCACCGAGCGACCCGGGACGATCCGGCCGACGGCGACACCGTGCCGGATCATCTCGAGCGCGGACCGGTCCTTGATGCTGCCGCCGGGGTTGTGACCTTCCAATTTCGCGAACACCCGGAGCGGACTGCTCTCCCCGAGCCGCGTGAGCTCGACGAGCGGGGTCGCACCGATCGTGCCGGTGATCCCGCTGGCGAATGCCGGCGTCTTCATGCACCGAGCCTTGTCGGACGGTACGGCAGCGGCGCAGAGAAGGACGCGCAGTCTTGCCGGCACCGGGCCGGCACCGGTTGTTCTCTGACCCGGCGGCCGCCCGGGCGGCACCCTGATGATCCGACGAGTGTGGCCCGCAAACCCCGGAGGGTGCGCTATGACCGAGACCATGGATCCGGCGTCGCTGCGCGCGGAGCTGATGCGCCGCCGGCTCAGCGGCGTCACCGCGCCGCGGCCGGCCGCCGGCCCGCGACCGGCGGATCGTTCGGCGCCGATTCCGCTTTCGTACGCCCAGCAGCGGCTCTGGCTGCTCGACCAGCTCCAGCCGGGCACCACCGAATACCTGGCCAGCACGGTGTTGCGCCTCACCGGCCCGCTCGACGAGCCCGCCCTGCGCCGCGCGCTCGACACTCTCGTCGCCCGCCACGAGGTGCTGCGCACCCGCTATCCGCTCCGCGACGGCGACCCGGTGCAGGTGATCGACGACCCGGCCCCGGTCGATCTGACCCGGCTCGACCTGCGCGCGCTCGACCGGGCCCGGGCCGAGGCCCGGCTCGCCGCCCTGGGCACCACCGACCGGCAGCCGGTCGACCTCGCCGACGGCCCGGTGCTGCGGGCGACCCTGGCCCGGCTCGGCCCGCACGAGCACGCACTCGCGCTGACCATCCACCACATCGCCACCGACGGCTGGTCCGACGGCCTGCTCGTCGACGAGCTCATCCGGCTCTACGCCGGGCACCGGTTTCCCGGGCCACCGGCCCTGCAGTACGCCGACGTCGCTCTCTGGCAGCGCACCGGCGCCCCACTCGACGAGCACCTGGCCTTCTGGCGTGACCGGCTGGCCGGTCTCGTCCCGGTGGAACTGCCGGCCGACCGTCCCCGGCCGCCGGTGCGCGACCCCGCGGGTGCCTTCCTGCCGTTCGTGATCCCCGCGCCGGTCGCCCGGAAGCTGTCCGAGCTGGCCCGGCGGCGTGGCGCGACCACGTTCCAGGCGGCCCTCGCCGGATACCTGATCCTGCTGTCGCGATACACCGGGCTCGACGACATCGCGGTCGGCACCACCGTCGCCGGCCGCGACCACCCGCAGGTCCAGGACCTTCCCGGCCTGTTCGTCAACACCGTCGTGCTGCGCGCCGACCTGAGCGGCAGCCCGTCCTACTCCGACGTCCTCGACCGGGTGCGCGACGTCACGCTGGACGCCCACGCCCACCAGGATCTGCCGTTCGAACGGCTCGTCGAGGAACTGGCGCCGGGGCGCGATCCGTCGCGGACCCCGCTGTTCAGCACGATGTTCCTGATGGACGACACGCCGGCCACCGTTCGCGAGGCGGGCGGACTGCGGTTCGAGCGGATCCCGGTCGGGGAGAGCAGCGCCAAGTTCGACCTGACCGTCGCGATCGCCGAGCGGCCCGACGGATCGCTGGCCGGCGGCATCACCTACGCCACCGCCCTGTTCGACCGGGCCACCGTCGAGCGGCTCGCCGGGCATCTCGGGCAGCTGCTCGCCGGGGCCGTGGCCGACCCGCGATCCCCAGCCGACCGGCTGGATCTGCTCACCGCGGGGGAGCTGCGGCAGCTCACCCGCGGTGGGAACGGCAGCGTGCAGACCTATCCGGGTGGCACACTGCCCGCCCTGCTCGAGGCGCAGGCCGCCGGCACACCCACGGCGACAGCGTTGCGATACGAGGGGCGGGAATGGACGTACGCCGAAGTCAACGCCCGTGCCAACCGGATCGCCCACCACCTGCGCGGCCTCGGCGCCGGGCCGGAGTCGGTGGTGGCGGTCGAGCTGCCGCGCGGCGCCGACCTGGTGTTCGCCCTGCTCGGCGTGCTCAAGGCGGGCGCCGCCTATCTGCCGCTGGACCCGGAGCACCCGGCCGACCGGCGGGCCTTCATGGCCCAGGACGCCGGCGCCCGCATCGTGGTCACCGAGCGGCTGCTCGCCGATGCCGAGGGCGGGGACGACAGCGATCCGGTCAGCGGGGTCACCCCCGCCCACGCCGCCTATGTCATCTACACCTCGGGCTCGACCGGCCGGCCCAAGGGCGTGCTGATCGAGCACCGGGCCATCGTCAACCGGCTGCAGTGGATGCAGCAGACCTACCGGCTGGACGCCGGCGACCGGGTGCTGCAGAAGACACCGGCCGGGTTCGACGTCTCGGTGTGGGAGTTCTTCTGGCCGCTGCTGACCGGCGCGACGCTGGTGGTGGCCCGCCCCGGCGGCCACCGCGACCCGGCCTATCTCGCCGCCCTGATCGCCGCCGAGCGGATCACCACGCTGCACTTCGTCCCGTCGATGCTGCGCGCCTTCCTGGCCGAGCCGTGCGGCACGCTGCCCTCGGTGCGGCGGATCATCTGCAGCGGCGAGGCGCTGCCGGCGGACCTGGCCGACGCGGTGCACGAGCGGATCGGCGGCGAACTGCACAATCTGTACGGGCCGACCGAGACCGCCGTGGACGTCACCGCCCTGCGCTGTCTGCCCGGCGAGCCGGTCACCATCGGCCGGCCGATCGCCAACACCAGCGCGTACATCGTCGACGACCGCGGGCGGCCGCAACCGGTGGGCGTGCCCGGCGAACTGCTGATCGGCGGCGTGCAGGTGGCCCGCGGCTACATCGGGCGGCCCGGCCTGACCGCGGACCGGTTCGTGCCCGACCCGTTCGGTGCCGACCCCGGCGGCCGCCTCTACCGCACCGGTGATCTGGCCCGCCACCGGCCCGACGGCACCATCGAATACCTCGGCCGCCTCGACCACCAGGTGAAGATCGCCGGGCAGCGCATCGAGCTGGGCGAGGTCGAGACCGTGTTGCGGGAGTGCCCGGGGGTCACCGACGCGGCGGCCGCCGTCGCCGACGGACAGCTCGTCGGCTACGTCGTCACCGACACGAGCGTCGACGACATCCGGGCCCACCTGCGCCGTCGGCTGCCCGAGGCGATGATCCCGGCACGCTGGGCCGTGCTGGCCGCCCTGCCGCTGACCGGCAGCGGCAAGCTCGACCGCCGGGCCCTGCCCGACCCGGACGCCCCGGTGCCGACCGGCGCGTACGACGCCCCGCACGGCGAGGTGGAGAACCTGCTCGCCGGCGAGTTCGGCGCCGCCCTCGGCATCGCGAAGGTCGGCCGCCACGACAGCTTCTTCCAGCTCGGCGGCGACTCCATGCGGGCGATCCGGGTGGTGGGCGCGGCCCGTGCCGCCGGGATCGCCCTGCGGGTGCAGGACATGTTCACCCACCAGAGCGTCGCCGCGCTCGCCGAGCTGACCGGGTCCCGCGCCGAGTCCTCCCCGGAGCGGCCGGTCGAGCCGTTCACCCAGATCAGCGACGCCGATCGGCGTCTGCTGCCGCCGGGACTCAGCGACGCCTACCCGATCACCCAGAACCAGGCCGGCATGCTGTACGAGATGCTGTCCGGGGCGGACCGGGCGGTGTACCGCAACGTCTCCTGCTACCGGATCCGCGACGGCAAGCCGTTCGCGGCCGGGGCGCTGGAGCAGGCACTGCGGCTGCTGCTCGTCCGGCACGAGATCCTGCGTACCTCGTTCGACCTGGGCACCTACTCGGAGATCATGCAGCTGGTGCACGAACGGGCCGAGCTGCCGGTCGAGGTCCGCGATCTGCGCGGCCGGCCCGCTGCGGACCAACAGGACGCGGTACGTTCGTTCCTGGCCGCCGAGCGGGAAGTACCGTTCGACATCGGCCGGGCCCCGCTGGTGCGCTACACCGTGCACCTGCTCAGCGACCAGGAGTGGCTGCTCACCCACGCCGAGTGCCACGCGATACTGGACGGCTGGAGTCACACCGCGACCGTCGCGATGCTGATCGACCTCTACCGCGGCGTGCGCGACGGCACCCCGCCCGAGCTGCCCGCGCCGCCCGGCGTCCGGTTCGCCGACTTCGTCCACCTGGAGCGCGCCGCCCTCGATTCCACCGAGGACCGGGAGTTCTGGGCCGCCACGGTCGCCTCCCGCGACCGGTTCGAGCTGCCGCCGGAGTGGGCCACCGAGCCCGCCGGCGCCCCGGCCACCATCGTCGACGTGCCCTGGGCCGACCTGGCCCCGGGGCTCAAGCGGCTGGCCGCCGCGGCGAACGCCTCGCTCAAGAGCGTGCTGCACGCCGCCCACCTCAAGGCGTTGAGCGTCGCCACCGGCCAGGAACGCTTCTTCGACGGACTGCTCTGCAACGGCCGGCCGGAGCGGCTGCGCGGCGACGAGGTGTTCGGCATGTACCTCAACACCGTGCCGTTCGCCGCCGACACCCGCGCCCGCACGTGGCGCGAGCTGGTCGCCGGAGTGTTCGCCGAGGAGGCCCGGCTGTGGCCGCACCGGCGCTACCCGCAGCCCACGATGCAACGGGACTGGGGATCGGCCTCGCGGCTGATCGAGGTCGCGTTCGGCTACCTCGACTTCCACGTGCTGGCCGGCGAGGCCGAGTCCGGGGTGCGGATGATCGACGACTTCAGCCCGGGCAGCCTCGCGCTGGAAGTGTGGACCTTCCCCGGCGTGCTGCGGCTCGGTGCCGACCCGGCCCGGATCGGGCGGCCCCACCTGGAGCTGCTGCGGCGCACGTACCGGCACGTCCTGGAGGCCATGGCGGCCGACCCCGGCGGCGACGCCCGAGCCGTGGGCCTGGCGGCCGCCGACCGCCACGACGCCGTCGACCGGTTCCAGAACCCGGTCGCCTTCCCCGCGCTGCCGCTGCTGCACGACCTGGTCCCGACCGGCGCGGCGGTCGCGCTGCGGCAGGGCGACCGAACCCTGTCCTACGACGAGGTCCACGCCCTCGCCGGCGGGCTCGCCGCCCGCCTGCACCGGCTGGGCGTCGGCCCGGACACGGTGGTCGGCCTGCTGCTGCCCCGCGGCACGGATCTCGTCGTCGCCATGCTCGCCGTGCTCCGGGCCGGCGGCGCCTTCCTGCCGCTGGATCCCGCCTACCCGGCCGAGCGGATCCGGTACATGCTCGACGACGCGGCACCCGCGGTCGTGCTCACCGACCCGGCGTACGCCGCCCTCGCCCCCGGCGCCGAGATCGTCGACCACGAGGCCTACCGCACCCTGCCCGCCGCCCCGCCGCCGGCGCTCAACGGGGAGAACCTCGCCTACGTCATCTACACCTCGGGCTCCACCGGGCGGCCCAAGGGCGTCGGCGTGCCGCACCGGGCGCTGCTCAACCTGCGCCACGCCCAGAACCGGCACCTCGACGTCCGCCCCGGCGACCGGGTGCTGCAGTTCGCCTCACCCAGCTTCGACGCCTCGGTGTGGGAACTGGCGATGGCGCTCACCAACGGCGCCGCGCTGGTGCTGCCGCCGCCCGGCACCGACCCGGGTGACCTGCGCGCCCAGGCCGGCGTCGTCACCCACATGACGGTGCCGCCGTCCCTGCTGGACCGTCTCCGGCCCGACGACTTCCCGCACCTGCGGGTGCTGGTCACGGCGGGTGAGGCGGTCACCGCCGAACAGGTGGCGCGGTGGGCCCCGCACACCCGGGTGGTCAACGGGTACGGGCCGACCGAGACCGCGGTCTGCGCGGCCGCCGCCGAGCTCGGCACCTCGGCGCCGGCCGGCCCGCCGCCGATCGGGCAGCCGTTCGCCAACGCCCGCGTCTACGTCCTCGACCACGATCAGCGGCCGCTGCCCGCCGGCGTGCGCGGCGAACTGGTCGTCGGCGGGGCCGGCGTGAGCCGCGGCTACCTGGGCCGTCCGGCGCTGACCGCCGAACGGTTCGTCCCCGACCCGTACGCGACCGTGCCCGGCCAGCGGATGTACCGCACCGGCGACGTGGCCTCCCGGTCAGCCGAGGGCACCCTGAGCTTCCACGGCCGCCGCGATCACCAGGTCAAGGTCCGCGGCTTCCGGATCGAGCTGGGCGAGGTCGAACACGCCCTGGCCGCCTGCCCCGGGGTCACCGGCGCGGTCTGCACCGTGCACCGGCCCGGCACGCCCGACGCCACCCTCGTCGCCTACACCCGTGGCGGTGTCCCGGCGGCCGACCTCCGTGCGCACCTGGCCGACCGGCTGCCGCAGCACCTGATCCCGACCCACTTCCGCGCGGTCGACGACTTCCCGCTGACCCCGGCGGGCAAGGTCGACCGGGCCGCGCTGCCCGCCCCGGACGGATCCCGGCCGGCGACCGGCGCCGCGTACACCGCACCCCGCACCGACCGGGAGCGGCACCTCGCGCAGGCGTGGAGCGAGGCGCTCGGCGTCGCCCGGATCGGTGCCGACGACGACTTCTTCGACCTCGGCGGACACTCACTGGCCATGATGCGGGTGATCGCGGCGCTGCGCTCCCGGCACGGCTACGAGCTGACCTTCCGATCCTTCCTGGAACAGCGCACGGTCGCCCGGCTGGCGGCCACCCTGACCGAACAGAGCTCCGGCAGGGCACTGATGTGGCTGCGCGACGGGACCGGGCGGGTGCCGCTGATCTGCGTACACCCCGGCGGTGGCAGTGCGCACTGGTACCAGCGGCTGCTCCCGCACCTGCACCCCGAGCAGCCGGTGGCCGCGTTCGAATGGCCCGGACCGCACCCGCAGGGCACCCCGAGCACCGAACAGATGGCGGCCCGCTACCTGGCCGAACTGCGCGACGCGCGGCTGGAGGGTCCCTACCGGATCCTCAGCTGGTGCGGCGGCAGCGGCATCGCGATGGAGATGGCCCACCGGTTGATCGACGCGGGGGAGCAGGTCACGGTGATGCTGCTCGACCCCGGCCTGGACATGCACAGCCGGGACGACGGCTGGAGCGAGCTGGCCCTGATGCGCCGCCTGGAGGCGTTGCTGGCCGAGGGAGCGGACACGCCACAGCGCCGGACCGAGATCCTGAGCCTGCTCGACCACCTGGTCGACGACGTCGACCCGGCGACCGGCATCGTCCTGCCCGAGGGCGGCGCCGGCCACTGGCCGGCCGCGGTGCGCATCTGGCGGGAGGTGATGGAGATGGACATGAGCTACCGGCACCGCGTCTTCCCGGGGCGCCTGGAACTGATTGCCAGCGACGAGCTGGTCCGCGGTGAGCACGAGGTCGCCTCGGGGCAGAGCTACGGCGACTATCTGGCCCGCTGGCGGGAACTGGTCACCGGTGGGGTCCGGGTGCATCGCGTCCCGGGCGACCACTTCAGCGTCCTGCGGGAGCCGCACGTCCGCCGCTTCGCCGAGCTGATCACCGGCCTGCTGGACGACGCCTGACACAGCACGCGGCGGTCATGACGGGCCGGTCACCCCGTCATGACCGCCCTCGCCCAGGCCTCGAACCCGGCAGTGATCATGGGAGCCGGCCCGAGGTGCCCGGTCGGTGCCAGGTCGGGAAGACTTGCCCGAGCCGGCGCGGCGACACGCCGTCGACATGCCCCGTACGGGTCATCGCCCATTAGTGGAAGCCCGACCATGGCCAGTGGAATCACTGGTCCCGGCCCACTACCGTGGCCGCCATGCCCGATCCGCCGGACCCTGCCGGCTCCGCGCCCTGCGCACCGGCAACCGCGGCGTCGAACCCGTCCGGCCTCCCGCTGTTGCCGCCACCGCCGGAGCCGTTCTGGACCCGGGCCCGGTGGCGCCGCCGCTTGCGGGCGGTGGGCGCGCACACCGGCCTGCAGCACTGGCTTCTGGTCCGCGGTTTGCCTCTGACCGGCGTCTTCCTCGCGCTGTATGTGACCAACGGCCTGGTCAATTGCTGGCGGACAACCTACGACGTGACCATCGGCGTCATCTCCCCGGGCGATCATGCGGTCGCCGTGCCCGCGCTGGCCTGGCCGTTGTCGGTGGCGGGCTGGCTGGCCACCCCGGCGATCGTCGGTGCCGCCATCGGCATCACCATCGAGCGGGCCATTACCGCCCGCCGCAGCCGCTCGATCACCGATGTCCTCGGCACCCCGTTGGACGACCCGGATGCCTGACTGGATCCCGGAGATCCCTCCGCTGAAGAACCTCGTGTATGCCCACAGTGGCTACAACGTCCCGGACGGCTTCGCCGCCGCCTTCGTCGTCCTGCACGATCACGACTGGCCGGCCGCCGAGGACCACTGGGAACGCGCCGTGCAGGCAGTCTTCAACACCGACGCGGTCGCCAAGACCGCCACCGGCGACACCGCCGTACGCCAGGCCGTGACCGCAACCGCTGATTTCTTCACCACCAGGCGATATTTTCCCTGGTGTTGTTGGTGCCGCAAAGGCACCCCGGTGCCCACCGAGGAGCTTGCCCGCGCCTCTGCCACCGGTAAGGAGGCCACCGAATGACCGATCCCGTCACCCCACCGCGCACGTTCGGCAGCTTCCACGCCCTGGCGGCCCGCCTCCTGCGCGACGGGTATCCGGACCCCCTGACCGACGCCGACATTCAGCAGCACGCCGACGCCGCCGTTGCCCGGATCCGCGCCAATCCCGGCAACGGTAGAGCTCAACCCCCGATCGACGTCATCCGTCAGGGAACTCGCCGCCTCGGCACCCACTACGACCTCAGCGAGGCAGACCTCCGCGGTGCGAACCTCCGCGGGGTCAAGCTCATCGAGGTGATCCTCTTCGAGGCGAACCTCTTCGGGGCGAAGCTCTCCTGGGCGGACCTCACCAGGGCGAACCTGCGCGGAGCGAACCTTCATCAGGCGTACCTCATCGGGGCGGACCTCACCGGGGCGAATCTCGCCAACGCGGACCTCAACGAGTCGCACCTCATCGGGACATACCTCATCGGTGCAAACCTCACCAGGGCGAATCTGGGCGGGGCGGATCTTCGTGGGGCGGACCTGCGCGGAGCGGATCTTCGTGGGGCATGGGCCACCCCGGCCAGGCTCGACGAGGCGGTGTGGGATCGGTCCACGGTCTGGCCGGCCGGGTGGTCGACATGGATCGCCGACCGATCCGAGCCGTTGCCCGGCGGCGGGTACCGGATCACGTCCGATCAGCCCGGTGCCGACGACCGGGCTGCATCTCCGGTCAGCCGGTGACCGCGGCTCCCAGCGTCCCACGGGTCAGGTTGCCGGCCGCTGGCGCAGGCGGGCGAGATCCCGTTTGATGTAGCGCAGGTGCGCCCACTCCTCCTCCAGGATCACCCGGATGCAGTCACCGACGCTGGGACGCCGGTCGCCGCCGCCCCAAGGGTTGTCGCGCTGCTCGGCGAGCAGGTCCGTCGTGGCCGTGGCCAAAAAGTCGGTGACCATCCGCTGACGCTCGGCACGGACCGTGAGGATCTCCGCGTAGGCCGGCGGATCGGTGCGGAAGATCGACATGTCGAAGCCCATCCGGTCGGCCCCGGTGAAGATCTGGCCGATCTCGTGAAACGGGCGGGGCGTCCGCAGGATCGCGCCGCGCAGCCAGGCGTCGGTCGCCAGGACGAGGTGCCGCAGGGTCTGGGCCAGTGACCACTCGTCCGCGACGTGGGCGTCCACGAGGTCCGGGGGAGTGTCCGCCACCGTCGTCTGCCAGGCGGCACGTACCGCGGCCCAGCCCTCGCGCAGCCCCGCGGGGGTCTGGGCCCGCTGCAGCTCGCGGCCCGGGAACTGCCGGTTGAGCTCGGCATCCACGAGCGGCACCACATCGACGCCGTTGACCAGGAGACGGCCGGAGAACAGGTCGTGGCTGTCGATGTCGAGGCCGTCCACCTCGACGCTGCGCATCGTCACACCGCTGACATCGGAGAATCGCAGGGTGGCGCCCTGGAAGCTGGTCCTGACGAAGGTCGCGCCGGCGAACTGCCCGGTGCCGGAGAAGGTGGTCACCACTGCATCATCACGGATTCCGGGCGGCCACCGGGAGGCGGGCGTTCTCCTCGTCGCGCCAGGCGAGCCAGCGGCGTAGCTCGTCGAGATCGAAGTCCGGGCCGCGGGTCATCAGGGTGAACATGCCGGCGCCGCGCGCACGCAGCGGCGCTGCGACGGTCCACGGGTCGCCGTCGACGAACACCGCCCGTTCGATGGTGGCCGGGTCACGCCGCAGTTCATCGCAGAACCCGTCGAGTCGGCGCGACTTCTCGCTGAAGACGTCGTCCTCGGCGAAGGTCTGCCAGATGTCGGCGTACCGGGCCACCAGCCGCAGCGCCTGGGGCCCGTCGGCGGCAACCAGGATCGGCATCCGCCGGATCGGGCGCGGGTTGAGCAGCTGCAGCCGGCGTTCGATGCGGTGCAGGGCCTCGCGTAGCTCGCGCACCCGCTGAGCCGGTGATCCGAACGCGAAGCCGTACTCCTCGGCCTCCCACTCGCGGAAGCCCGCGCCGATGCCGAGGATCGCCCGACCGTCGCTGATGTGGTCGACGGTGCGGGCCATGTCGGCGAGCAGGTCGGGGTTGCGGTAGGCGACGCAACTGACCAACGCGCCGATCGCGGCGTGGCCGGTGGACTCGGCCCAGGCCGCGAGCGTGGTCCAGCACTCGAAATGCTTGCCGGAGGGGTCCTTGCCGAGCGGGAAGAAGTGGTCCCAGTTGAAGATCGCGTCGACGCCGAGCGCGTCGGCTTCGGCCACGGCCCGCCGGATGGCCGCATAGTCCGCCCGCGACGGTGGGATCTGGATCGCGACTCGTATCGTGCCCGGTGTCGTCGTCACGATCGAGAATCGTAGATCCGGCCACCAAGCCCACCGCCGCGGAGATCAGCCGGGTGCTCAGCGTGCCGTGTCGTAGGCGACGAAGCGCAGCTCCGAGGTGTACCGGTTGCCCTGGTCGTCGGTGAGCCAGGTCTGCTCCGGGGTGGGCAGCATCTCGCTCACCGTCAGCCGGGCCGCCGGGTCCTTGCGCACCAGCCGGCGGACGGCCTTGGCGAGCAGATTCACGAAGACCGGGCTGTCGAAGTCGACGAACAGCGGCCGTGGCTCGGCCGGCGAGGTCACGAAGACGAACCGGGGGAGCTGCCGCTCCGCGGCCCATCGGCGTGCCGCGGCGAACCGGAGCGCCTCCGTCTTCGCGTCGGCGAAGCCCTGCTCGGCGGCGGGGAACCGCCACGTCTCCCG
Protein-coding regions in this window:
- the sbnB gene encoding 2,3-diaminopropionate biosynthesis protein SbnB; translation: MLILGRADVQRILEDADEEVLRAVRAAYLRHEEGRTAVPHSVFLRFPDDDRNRIIALPAYLGGDDPVAGVKWIASFPANIGAGLPRATAVMILNSMRTGAPEAVLAAETISARRTAASAALAAGTLAPDTPGVTLIGCGVINAAVLRFLRTTLPELSTVTVFDLDDGRARSFADRITGLKVEVAPSIEAALGAHRLVSLATTAARPHLDTDHCRPGAVLLHLSLRDLPVPAVLASSNIVDDADHVCRASTSLHLAEQETGHRDFISGSLGSLLAGTPYRRPADRLTVFSPFGLGILDLAVARLVLRRATERGAGVEFAGF
- the sbnA gene encoding 2,3-diaminopropionate biosynthesis protein SbnA, producing MKTPAFASGITGTIGATPLVELTRLGESSPLRVFAKLEGHNPGGSIKDRSALEMIRHGVAVGRIVPGRSVVVESSSGNLGIGLAQVCAYYGVRFVCVTDPRANQQNIAIMRALGAEVEVVTRPDPATGEFLPARIARVRELAAALPGGYCPDQYSSPLNPQAHHATMREIVEALPAPPDVLFCSTGSFGTLRGCAEYAREQRLAVRIVAVDAVGSTIFGTPRGPRVIPGHGAAVRPALFRDGLADEVVHVDDAACVVGCRRLVALEAILAGGSSGAVVAALDRVRDRIAPGSSCVLIFPDRGERYLDTIYDDDWVAERFGDIAHLWKQNAMEASPC